DNA from Poecilia reticulata strain Guanapo linkage group LG20, Guppy_female_1.0+MT, whole genome shotgun sequence:
GCGCTGCTGGATGGGCGCGTTGCCCGGCAGGGCGGCGATGCGCTTCATGTGCAGGCGCGCCAGCAGGAACATGTGAACGTAGAGCGACGCCATGAGGACCAGCATGGTGAAGAACATGGTGATGAGGCAGATGAGCACCGTGGTGCTCTCCGAGTagatgatgaagaggatgcCGGAGACGGTGCAGCACGTCCAGATGCCGGCAATGACCAGCAACGCCCGCTGGATGGTGACGATGTTGTGGTACCGCAGGGCGTAGAAGATGGTGATGTAGCGGTCGACGGCGATGGCGAGCAAGCTGCAGATGGAGGCGagcagagagctgcagatcatgGAGTCAAACACGTTGTCCATGCTTTTGATGAGCGTGACGGGGATGGTGAGGCTGCCGCCGTTGATCAGCGCTATGACGATGGTCTCCGATGCGTTGGAGACGCTGACCAGCATGTCGGCGACCGCCAGGCTGCAGATGAAGAAGTACATCGGGGAGTGGAGGTTCTTGTTCTTGATGATGGCGGCGACCACCAGGATGTTCTCCAGCAGGCTGATGATGCCCAACGTGAGGAAGACCTCGGTGGAAATCAGCAGCTGCTCGTAGCAGCCGGCAGAGGAATCCTTCTCCTCTCCGGAAACGTCTTTCTCCGGCAGAGTTCCCAAGCAGAGGCTCCGGTTCAGGTAGCCTGGGATCAAGCCTTGCTGAGCCGTGGAGTTCATCTTCACTTCTTCTCTTTGTTACAGCAAGTCCTGAAGTCTCAGCTGcttctttttcccattttcatcTTTCAGCTCCTCCTCAAGCAGCAATAACAATCCTGTTGTTCTGGTTTCAGTGAAACGACGTGAGGAAGAAAAGTGGAGGAGAAACGGTGAAAAATAATCAGCCGGATCCAGAGCGTCAGAGCGCAGCGGCTTGCTGTGTGACCGATCATCACTTCTCAGCCACTGTGGTCTTATCCTGGTCTcactttctctccctctgcttatgtaccacacacacacacacacgcacacacacacgcacacacacacacacgcacacacacacaNNNNNNNNNNNNNNNNNNNNNNNNNNNNNNNNNNNNNNNNNNNNNNNNNNNNNNNNNNNNNNNNNNNNNNNNNNNNNNNNNNNNNcacacacacacacacacacacacacacacacacacacacacacacacacacacacaccctcagcCCATCCCACCCTCACAGATAAAGTGGGAGGTGTAGGAGGAGCAAAGTTTAGGCTGACGCATTACTCAAGGTTTTATCACTGAAATGAATTTGTTGCAATGTTTGAAACTTTTCAGGACTGAAGAGATTAAAACTGGTATTTAATGTCATTTGgtttacaaatgaataaataataatcattcAGCTGCTGAATGATTATTATAGcagcttttcttattttcaatTAGTGATGTGCAGAACCCAGCACAGCTTTTACTTACTATATCACTTATTATACTTACTATATAAGCTGTTCTAACAGGAGGAATAAACTTGGGTTATGTTCTCTGAAAATTactgaattattaatttaatattagCAAAAATTGACACTAACATGCATTTATGTATGATCACTgccaaaacacaaagtcttaccatttaattttggtctaatttataACTTaacacacttgaaataagacaaaactaacttacaagtaacgtttcagcaatataggagcttgttttaagtcagtaattccttaatattaatgaaaaggtTCTTGTTCCATTTGcagattgtttcatttataatgagacattttttccattttataagtgaaataatctgccaataaaactagaactttttcatcaatattaatgaatatttcacttaaaataagtttctacatcttgctgaaaggttatATGTAACTTAgttcgtcttatttcaagtgtatcaagatatttgcactagaaacttgataaaaaaagactttgtgtttttgcagtgaagcgTCTCAACAAAGGTTATGTTTTACAGCAGATAAATCCGACCCATATCCAACTTTTTCACCACCCAAAAAATCCGATCTGTGGAATTATTTCGGATGCATATCGGATAGATTTCAAAGCAACAAAGAGAACAGccatatttattcataaatacagctgttcaaCTACAGGTGCAGCTTTCTATTCCAGCTGCTACCAGATTcttagcagctaatgctaagtGGTTAGCAGCTTGTTCAATTCCAAGGGTCTGTTACCCTCAGCAGAGTGGTCAATGTAACAACAGAATAACATTTCCCTTTATTTATAGCATCACAAAAACAGCCTAATTCAGGTATAAAGAGCTAATTATAACTACTTCCTTCTTTGTAGGGAAACACTTCCTCTTCCAAAACACTGTGAACTATTCACACATTCAGCGTTTGTGTCTGGTTTCCACAACTTGACACATTAGAGATGAATTTGGGCAGGAACAATTACCTAGCCAGGTCTTCTTGTCCCACAttagtgtctgacctcacataTGCTTTGTTGTAGGAAGAATCAAGAACTGAGATCAACacaaattcattttctttactttattctATATACTGAAAATCCCAACAACTATAATTTCTGCACTCTGTCTGGAGATCAGCAGTAAAAACCGACTCTTGTCAAACTGAGTTACCTGAAAGGTAGTAACAGGATCACAGGTTTCTCCTTTTACTGAGCTcctttacaagaataaaatatgaaatattgatCATTTTGGGGCTTTATTCCCCCTCAGCTGTCGTCTCCTGACTGCTGCTGTTGTGACAGCAGCTCAAAGCAGATGAACTCCATCAGATCTCATGTTTGTATTGAAGATCTGCTCTACAGAGAGCCGGGTTATGAGTGTGTGTGGATTAAAAACACTAAAGAAATCTGTTGAATGTTCTCCAGGGACACAGACTGGAGGAGCAATTAGAAACCTGTCAGACTGCAGTGAAAAAGCAGCAAGTTTCCTGAAAGACGAGGCGATCAAGGCTTTTACCGACAACCTGCCGGATCATGCTAACCCTTTGTGTTCagaaaatgtcagtgtttatgCAACACAGAATTAAACCAccttaaaaagctgcagaggaaatgaGGCTTTTAGAGGAAGTCATGCCAacaggttttaattttaaaatctacCAAATAAGTTtccaaaaatggaaattaaagcCTTGAAGagcttctttttattattattattaaaaattgaaataacTCTAGTCAAATGTAGGTAAATTtctaagttaaaataaaaaaatttaatatgaaaaaaacatttacttcatGAAATCTGTGCAATTTTCTTAGCTCTGAgtaaaaaaattggaataaaatatACCGACTGCTTTCCTAAACAACAACTGTCTGACTCTAACTTAACatatctttattattttttatttaaaacttgtttttttacatgttcagaCGCTGAACAATGACGCACACTGATGACATGTCAGCTTGTTTTTCGTCTCCTGGGcatctcatttattttctgcctaAATCAGATCTCTGTGAATCACCAGATGTTCCCTAATATATTTAGCTCCCAAAATATGTGCCTGTTTCTCTGCTCCTCATTTTACACAAGGGAACAAATAATAAACTGGatggtttttcttctttgcgAGTTCAGAAAAATGTCTCGAGTTTATCTGACCTGTCTTTGTAGAATTAAAATACTGTAATTGAGTAAAAGTTGTAACGTAATTATAAGTTAATAAGAATGAGGCGAGAGCTAGCTCCAagttattgttgtcatagcaactctaTAGCAACTGCCATGACGTTTGGTTATGGTATCTACCAACAGGGTTGTTAGCTACAAAGTTCCCAGATCTATGTatttagtatattttatttgttaaatataaatattagatacatttatttccaaatagCTGGAGATTATAACATAACTCCACGGCAGCTAGTTTGTGCACTGATCTGGTTAGCTAGGTGCCGTTCAAAAATAcccatctaaataaaaaataaaaaaacacaccattGTGTTTAAATTGTCCACTTCTTTAATTTGCAGACGTATTTAGAGCAGGATGTCGTTTTCATAGCAGTGGAACTGAATGTTGAAATGGCAAAAGATGGAACCAAGATGGAGATGATGAATAATAAAAGAAGCAGCCCGAGGACAAAGCCCTGAGGAACACCACGAGTAAGAGGAGGAGTGGGAACAGAAGGTTTCTAAAACACTCAGACAACGTCTGGCGACAACAACCGTAATACATTCAACTCATTTAAATTCTTGCTCTAATTTTGAGTCTTCAGCGCGTCTAGATGCCTGAATCCGATAAGCTGCTGCCTTAATCAATCATATCTTCCTGCTCAGGTGAAGGTATCACCATGGAGACAAAACAAGCCTCTGCACTCATATTTCTGTGTTACTGCTGGACCTACATTGATCAGATGAACTCTGACGTTTAGACTGACTGGTCAGCAGCCAGCAGGTCATTTTGTTCATGACTTCCACCTGAAGATCCATCTGTGATGTGATTTTCTGACTGGTCAGGCCTGCAGCAGCTCCCTCCACTCTGCAAGACACTCGTGTTGCTGCTCAGAAACAACTCAGATCATGAAAGACGGGAGAAGAGAATAAATGcatgaaagcaaacagaagCTGCTCAGgctttttgctgctgctttctttccAAACAGAGAACAAACCACTTTACAAACTCAAAACATCTGCTGGTTTCTTTATCCCGATTTCTCGCCATCATGTTGGGATGAACGTCTTTTAAGCTGGAACAAAACagcattgttgtgttttcttttgtctcagGTGTCTCAGTTCCTCCTGCATGTATCTTTTAAAACACAAGAGTGTCTGGCTTTTggttttttattataattatttggAATGTAAAAAAGCAAAGAGGAAGACGAGACGTTCGGCTGGAGCAGCTGGTCCTCTTCTGCACGGCCGTTCTCTCTGTAGACTTTGAATTAATAGGAGttacaataacatttaatttaccttGAAGTAGTTTTAAGtgaaattgaatttgaattactGAGTCTGGTCTGTGTTGGTCCATTAAATGcagagtttgaaaataaatctgatttaatggaaactaAAGTTTTTTGGTAAAAGGTTTTTACGCTTTTTGGACGTATCAAAATATTCGTATtattgcaaaactgcaacaaaaacacttttttttgcatcacacgagtcacacgGCCAACAGCAGAATGTTACCACTGCTGGAAACgcagaagaagacgacaggaagtggcaggaggatgaATATCTCATGTTACTGTTTACATTCGTTGCTGCcaagatttttaatgacttatcgtgtGAACGACCTTATtcaggtgtgattttaatttatttttcttatttagtggacactctacaattgcaaaattgtgttttttacgctagaatatagaaaaatatttgcttattattataaatactaAGGAACTTTTGACTTGGTTGAAGCTCAAGCGTTTTCCTCGTCACAGGATCCAATACACAGACGATGatttctgaaaactaaaaagCCGAACCAAggctatttctgtttttatgcctttttgaatctgtttccatggcaaacctgcaaagaaagaataaaacctTGAATTCATTGTTGACGCCTGAACATCAACCTCAGATTGTTGCCATTTCAACACGGTGTCACAGGAATTTGggattaaaatatttgtcacatagaaagaaaaccttttcaagGAAGCAGATATTCCCAACATGATGGCAATAAACACGGCTGATATTGGGAGTTAATGCGTTAACATTCCTTCTACCACAAAACGTCTGTatgaatctttatttttcaactgAACAACCTACGAGAATCctgtattatattttataaaagtgtcTAATTATGTGAGAAAACcaaagttttctgtttattcagtcagtatttaatacaAGATAATCACAATTCAgaatattataaaacatttagcaataaaaaaacccaaGTTTTGTAAGAAAATAACCACTTATCAATATTTACAAGATCAATTAACTTTAGATTAAATAATGAATTGATAATTTTCCATCTCCTCTCTTGGTGATCTTGTTGTGttagcaaatatttctaaatttacttgtttgggatgaataaaggaagttaatttataaactatataaatattttttccagctCAAGAGGCTTAGCAGTGAAATACGTTCTGAATAATAAAACACTCTGACggattttaatttagattttaaggAGATTAAAGTTCATGAAAGCCGTTAatctttgtgaaataaataaagttaatgaTTTAATCCTCCTGCTTCTTCTAATACCCTCTGTGGTTTATGAAGGTTTACACACAatgcagaaaaattaaaaataaaaatccccagatgaaaaaaaagaaacgattTTGAGTGGAAGCAGGAGAagcatctatccatccatccatccacacacacactcaggggcaatttagacagaccaattaacctgacagtcatgtttttggactgtgggaggaaaccggagaaaacccaccatgcacagggagaacatgcaaactccatgcagaaagaccccaggccgggaatcgaacccagaaccttcttgctgcaaggcaacagctctaccaactgcgccactgtgcagcccgcaggAGAAGCAATTTTGCTAAATGATTTCAGTTcactggagctgcagagacacgAGGAAACATTCCTGGatgatgttttcatttcctaATAACAGAAACACGGTTGACCTTTCACAGCTGAAAGCAGCACTTGGTTTCTGAGCGTCTCCTGATTGCAGCCAGCGAAACCTCGCCGGCTTCTTCCTGACAGGTCGGGTCAGAAATCATGGCTGCTGATCTATGATTTCAGGAAACGAGCAACACAAACTGAAGCGTCGCTTCTCTGAACAAGTGGCTGACAAAGTTAGAGAAACAACATCCTGTTTAGACCAGTGAATGGATTCGGAAATAACCAAAACATTCAGAGGAAATGACTACTGCTGATTCTGAAGCAATAAAGCCAAAGGAaactatgaaaataaaatcattttatgagTGAAATGTTCAAGATGAAGagttttgttaatgtttaatGCAAAATTACCATTTACCGACtattaaaactgactttttttatttgtttttgattgtagcttgttttaaaatcaaaccgTTTTAGACAAAACTCTGCAAGTAGCACAACTAatgctgtgtttttgcattttaggcaataaaatgttaattttcttattaagaaataaattaaattagtttttatttgtatcttttaacgtatttctaatataaaaaatacttttatcatccgattaattgattaatcgttagaaTAATTGACTCTAACGAATAATCTAacgtttttctatttatttacaacaaatgtagttaaaaaaatgaacatatgAATAaggattcattttatttaatgggaCAGTCATATTAATGAACATACAATGTTGTTGTAAATGagcaaaatgatcattttaatctGTAACAAACTAAATACGAACATTCACACAATTTCATacataaaagcaagaaaaaatatatagtaaGAAAAACtcaagaggttttatttttagactttaaacAACCAACATAACCAACTAGAAGTTGCCACTTAAAGGTTGGAactgattaaattttttcttgTGCAGGAGGATAAAGCTGCCGAGTCCGGAGTGTTTCAGAAAACAGCGGGAAAAGCATTTAGATCgacttttaaagcttttctacGTCCTGCGTCTGAGTTGCTCCAGCTGTTTGATGCCGTCTGAGTGGATCTGCTccttcctgtttggttttttcTGCAGCTAAACTCGGCTTTGCAGGACGTCAGCGTCTCGCTGATGAAGACTTTATTCAAACCgcaaaaacaaactgaccaACGCAGATTGAGTCTGGTCATTTCGACCTCAGACACACATTCAGGTCGACAcgctgcaggaaaaaaatgatGCTTTTGAACATCTGTTACCTGGAAACTCAGATTGttccatttgtttaaaatgaaagcatCTTCCTCTGCAGATATTAAGACGGGTTGTTACTCAGGGACGTAATTAAACCTTTAGATTTGGGACATGCAGGTGTTCCTGATTGATAGACAGCCATTATGTGTATGTAGCCGCAGCATCATTAGTATTCTAACAAGGCTGAAACGTAATTAGTGCCGAGACAAAGCAtcaataattacatttctgagTAATTACCTTGGACTCGTTATCAGTTTGTGACTCAGGAGTTTGTCGGTTATCTGTTTGGGCAGAGCTgagtgaggatgaggagcagaAATTCATCCAGAAATCAGGCAGGAAGGATTCGCCACAAACTGTTTGCTACGACGTCTTTTAAGTAAATATCGAGCTTTTTTAGTTCAATTGGGGAATAAACTAATTTGTATTCATGTTATGACTTGTTTACAGTTTAATCCAATTATAATGATAAAATTTTGGGTTTCGGTCTCATAAACAAAGTTCAGGTGTTTGACTTTTGATTCTGCTGAatcatgtgaaatatttttaaaaaccttttaactGTCTGAGCTTCTCTCTGCTTCTGTTCTTGATTGAACGGTTTTGGCTCTAGCAGTTATTACCTTTATCTAACTGATACaaataatcattatttatgataaatataAGTTAAGTGAATGTTGCAGCTGTCAGAATATGAGATGGTTTAAGTTTCACTGCTGACATATTTCTAGCATCATTCATGAGAGAAACTTCaggagaaaacagcaaaatttataaaaaacaaaatttcctggatgaacagatggatggatggatggatggaggaacacatggatggatggatggatggatggaggaacacatggatggatggatggatgaactaaTTTATAAATAggtcatttttaatatttatacaaCAGAAAAGACGATCGATTCCagtaactgaaatatttttccgTTTTCTATCAGATAACCAGACGTCTCTAAACTAACCAGACGTCTCTAAACTAACCAGACGTCTCTAAACTAACCAGACGTNTAACCAGACGTCTCTAAACTAACCAGACGTCTCTAAACTAACCAGACGTCCACCATATTTTCCAGACATCATGATGAATATTTCCATcaatcagttttagttttagtcagaactcagGTTCTGCGTTGTTTCATCCTGACGTTATTCAGCCTCCCGCTGAGCAGGAAACTCATTTCCTCCAGCTGGTTTATAAACGACGAGGCGACGATGCAGCATCTTAACCTGAACCGATTCTGAACCAGCAGCTCACAGGCTGCagatctgcagcatctctgGAGCTGCTGTCCTTAATCTGCTGCGCTGATCCACTGAACGATCAGCTCAGAGATTCATTTACAGGCTCCAGTCGCTGCTGCACCTCCTGATGTTTTATCAGATAAATACACAGACAGCGaatgttttatgactttaaCAGATTGAGGTTTTACTGCAGGAGCTTTAAATCACCAGAGAAACATTATGCTGGAAAACTTCTCTCACGTTAAACTACACTCACTGTTTaaactctaaaaagaaaacatgaaataatgaaCTGGCTTCATTAAACAGCCatttttataattcatttattattaaattcaaaacacagacacagtttTGACtgtatttctgttaaaaatacaaaataaaaagtaaagacgCACTTCGAAACAGAAAATCCAAGTGTGGCAACACAAAACAACTTCACCTTTAACCTTATTTATGGTTTATTGTGGTGCTGCcaatcattaaaacatttaatcagattaaatactttttactttcacgCGAgtacaaaacatgttgaagtagtgctacttcTATGAGagtacagtttttattttattttttagttattgGATGCTTTACCCCTCTctgatgccgccctgggcagcTGCCCGTATCGCTAACATCTAAACCTGCCACTGcatgaacattaaaaacatgcttaatgttttataatcTTAAACCAAACATGTGTTATTGAAGAAGGAAGCCATTTTGATCTGAACGTTAATCTAGAAACTTGAACCAGAGCGACGAGGCGTTTGTCCTCCTCCAGCTGATCGACTGCCGTAAATCCTGAACTTTTATTGATGTGAAAAACTTTCaccttttgctttctttttatcttttgagaCTTTTAGGCCAAAACAGAAGTTAAATGAATCTGAATTACGTAATattaacacataaaaatgttcagattaatCACTGACGTCTTCCTCATTATCAGCTCTACCGGTAACAGGGAGGACATGTTTTAAACTCTTTTATTATCCATCATTGCTCCTGCAGCTGTTTAACGAATCTCTAATTATTCATTTCTGCactgcagatgtttgtttttttctcctgacattcaggcagaaaaacatttgggaTGTTTTCGGTTCCACCTTGAATAAAACCGAAAACGTTCACATCTTGTTCAgttgatgaaaaaaatttaaaaaaagttgtttactttgtgtttttaacctcAGAGACTTTTGAAGCCACGTCCCTTGACGAGATGCCACAACCTGTCGGCTACAGGAGGGTGAATAAATGTCTATATTTACCTTTTAGCAGCCAGAAGAACTGGACTCTTCACCACCTGCACCTGGATCATCTTACAAAAGCAActcattttccttcattttgt
Protein-coding regions in this window:
- the mc4r gene encoding melanocortin receptor 4, with amino-acid sequence MNSTAQQGLIPGYLNRSLCLGTLPEKDVSGEEKDSSAGCYEQLLISTEVFLTLGIISLLENILVVAAIIKNKNLHSPMYFFICSLAVADMLVSVSNASETIVIALINGGSLTIPVTLIKSMDNVFDSMICSSLLASICSLLAIAVDRYITIFYALRYHNIVTIQRALLVIAGIWTCCTVSGILFIIYSESTTVLICLITMFFTMLVLMASLYVHMFLLARLHMKRIAALPGNAPIQQRANMKGAITLTILLGVFVVCWAPFFLHLILMITCPRNPYCTCFMSHFNMYLILIMCNSVIDPIIYAFRSQEMRKTFKEIFCCSQALWCINFL